The following proteins are co-located in the Pedobacter sp. FW305-3-2-15-E-R2A2 genome:
- a CDS encoding DUF2807 domain-containing protein yields MKTAIKTLIASSLTAIVLTSSAFSTFAKDTNPVTATAATVKFNKVVVTGNAKVVLVQAKSESITTNEELTANTTVQQKGYTLYINSTEQSPATIYISVKDLQRIDAANTAEVKTSGKFDLAVLQIFLKDGAKANVNAKVGSLYTDMKDQSDLKLSGSSAEHNLVRNDVSKLNLNDFVIAKL; encoded by the coding sequence ATGAAAACTGCCATCAAAACCCTAATCGCTTCTTCGTTAACTGCTATCGTTTTAACTTCTTCAGCCTTCAGTACTTTCGCTAAAGACACCAACCCTGTAACAGCAACAGCAGCAACTGTAAAATTCAATAAAGTAGTCGTAACCGGAAATGCCAAAGTGGTATTGGTACAGGCAAAATCAGAAAGCATCACTACGAATGAGGAGCTGACTGCCAACACTACTGTTCAGCAAAAAGGATATACTTTGTACATCAACTCAACTGAGCAAAGCCCTGCAACGATCTATATCTCTGTGAAAGATTTGCAAAGGATTGATGCTGCCAACACAGCTGAGGTAAAAACCAGTGGTAAGTTTGACCTTGCCGTTCTTCAGATCTTTTTAAAAGATGGCGCTAAAGCAAATGTAAATGCAAAAGTAGGTAGCCTTTATACCGATATGAAAGACCAGTCAGACTTGAAATTAAGCGGTTCATCAGCAGAACACAATCTGGTTAGAAATGATGTTTCTAAATTAAACCTGAATGATTTCGTAATTGCCAAACTATAA
- the rpiB gene encoding ribose 5-phosphate isomerase B translates to MSTETKTKIAIGADHAGFEYKELLKSFLTDYEVKDFGTHSTQSVDYPDFAHPVASAVESKEYAFGILVCGSANGVAITANKHQHIRAAICWLNEIAVLSRMHNNANILCIPARFVSEDLAKEMTTTFLNTPFEGGRHEGRVDKISC, encoded by the coding sequence ATGTCAACAGAAACAAAAACCAAAATTGCAATTGGTGCAGACCATGCAGGTTTCGAATACAAGGAGTTATTAAAATCCTTTCTAACTGATTATGAGGTCAAAGACTTTGGAACACATTCTACTCAGTCTGTCGATTATCCTGATTTTGCCCACCCTGTGGCATCAGCAGTAGAAAGCAAGGAATATGCCTTTGGAATCCTGGTTTGTGGAAGTGCAAATGGTGTGGCAATTACTGCAAACAAACATCAGCATATTCGTGCAGCCATTTGCTGGCTGAATGAAATAGCTGTCCTGTCAAGAATGCATAACAATGCTAATATTTTATGTATCCCTGCAAGATTTGTTTCTGAAGACCTGGCAAAGGAAATGACCACAACTTTCTTAAATACCCCTTTCGAAGGTGGAAGGCATGAAGGTAGAGTTGACAAAATTTCCTGCTAA
- the tatC gene encoding twin-arginine translocase subunit TatC, which translates to MSDTKKRDLIGAIKEKGKTLEAEMSFFDHIDVLRKHLLRALAVVLVLTAGAFYYTDFIFNTIIMGPKNPNFWTYRMMCKLVEKFPSIGSDFCITKIDAKIINTEMAGQFTLQLNSCVMVGIILGIPYLLFELWLFVKPALHENERKSASGFVAFASFLFFLGILFGYYMICPLSINFLTNFTVSPEIQNTFTIDSYLSSVMTLTLGSGVIFQLPVIIYILSKLGVMTPAFMRASRRYSTVLILIVAAIVTPTADPYTMLIVALPLFLLYELSIYISANIERKKNKELYGVAKIKKD; encoded by the coding sequence ATGAGTGATACTAAGAAAAGGGACCTTATTGGTGCTATAAAAGAAAAAGGAAAAACTTTAGAGGCAGAGATGTCTTTCTTTGACCACATTGATGTCCTCAGAAAACATCTGTTACGCGCCTTAGCCGTGGTCCTTGTGCTAACAGCAGGAGCGTTCTATTACACTGACTTTATCTTTAATACCATTATTATGGGGCCCAAGAACCCCAACTTCTGGACCTACAGAATGATGTGTAAACTGGTAGAAAAGTTTCCTTCCATAGGTTCCGACTTCTGTATCACCAAAATTGACGCAAAGATCATCAACACAGAAATGGCCGGGCAATTTACCCTCCAGTTGAACTCCTGTGTGATGGTAGGGATCATCTTAGGTATCCCCTATCTGTTGTTCGAACTCTGGCTATTTGTTAAACCGGCCCTTCATGAAAATGAAAGAAAGTCTGCCAGCGGCTTTGTCGCCTTCGCATCGTTTCTATTCTTTCTGGGAATCCTTTTCGGATATTACATGATCTGCCCGCTGTCTATCAACTTCCTGACCAACTTCACGGTGAGTCCGGAGATTCAGAATACCTTTACCATAGATTCTTACCTTTCTTCTGTGATGACTTTAACGCTGGGCTCTGGTGTGATCTTCCAGCTTCCGGTAATCATCTACATCTTATCAAAGTTAGGCGTCATGACACCGGCATTTATGCGTGCCAGCAGAAGGTATTCCACAGTACTGATCCTGATCGTTGCAGCTATCGTAACACCGACTGCCGATCCTTATACCATGCTGATTGTTGCCCTTCCTTTATTCTTGCTTTATGAATTGAGTATTTACATCTCAGCAAATATTGAACGCAAGAAAAACAAAGAACTTTATGGCGTAGCCAAAATAAAAAAAGACTAA
- a CDS encoding beta-ketoacyl-ACP synthase III — MNKIHAAITAVNGYVPDYVLTNKELESIVDTTDEWITSRTGIKERRILKGEGLGTSHMAVEAVNGLLKKRGISAEEIELIIFCTTTPDMPFPASANILADKIGAKNAWGYDLQAACSGFIFGLSTAAQFIESGKHKKVLVVGGDKMSSIINYNDRTTCIIFGDGCGAVLLEPNEEGMGIQDSILKSDGAGRQFLHQKAGGSARPASHETVDNNEHVVHQEGQAVFKFAVTNMADVAAEIMERNHLTSDDVTWLVPHQANKRIIDATASRMGLGTEKVMINIQRYGNTTNGTIPLCLWEWESQLKKGDNIILAAFGGGFTWGSVYLKWAY, encoded by the coding sequence ATGAATAAAATTCACGCTGCGATTACGGCTGTTAATGGTTACGTACCAGATTACGTACTGACTAATAAAGAGCTTGAATCCATTGTAGACACTACGGATGAATGGATTACTTCCAGAACCGGTATCAAAGAGCGGAGAATATTAAAGGGTGAAGGATTAGGTACTTCACACATGGCTGTTGAAGCCGTGAACGGATTACTTAAAAAACGTGGAATTTCTGCCGAAGAGATCGAATTGATCATCTTCTGTACCACGACACCCGATATGCCTTTTCCTGCATCAGCAAACATCTTAGCTGATAAGATTGGCGCCAAAAATGCCTGGGGATACGACCTGCAGGCAGCATGCTCGGGGTTCATCTTCGGACTTTCTACCGCAGCACAGTTCATCGAATCGGGTAAACACAAAAAAGTATTGGTTGTTGGTGGCGATAAAATGTCGTCTATCATCAATTACAACGACCGCACCACCTGCATCATTTTTGGTGATGGATGCGGCGCTGTTCTTTTAGAGCCTAATGAAGAAGGAATGGGCATCCAGGATTCCATCCTGAAAAGCGATGGAGCCGGCCGACAATTCCTGCATCAGAAAGCAGGAGGCTCTGCCAGACCTGCAAGCCATGAAACCGTAGACAATAATGAGCACGTGGTGCATCAGGAAGGTCAGGCGGTATTCAAATTTGCGGTGACCAATATGGCGGATGTTGCTGCGGAGATCATGGAAAGAAATCACCTGACTTCAGATGACGTCACCTGGTTGGTTCCTCATCAGGCCAATAAAAGGATCATTGATGCTACTGCATCGAGAATGGGCCTTGGCACAGAAAAAGTAATGATCAACATTCAACGTTACGGAAATACGACTAATGGTACGATCCCCCTTTGCTTATGGGAATGGGAAAGCCAATTAAAAAAAGGCGATAACATTATCCTGGCAGCATTTGGAGGCGGTTTTACCTGGGGCTCCGTCTACTTAAAATGGGCTTATTAA
- the accB gene encoding acetyl-CoA carboxylase biotin carboxyl carrier protein, whose translation MDIKQIQELIKFVSRSGVNEVAIEQEDFKITIKTNQAPTVVHATVPAQIAPAVVPAAAAPQPVAPTETKASVAAEDDSKYITIKSPMIGTFYRSSSPDKPSFANVGDEIAVGKVICIIEAMKLFNEIESEVSGRIVKVLVENASPVEYDQPLFLVEPM comes from the coding sequence ATGGATATCAAACAAATTCAGGAACTTATTAAATTTGTTTCTCGTTCGGGCGTAAATGAAGTCGCTATTGAGCAGGAAGACTTCAAAATTACTATCAAAACCAATCAGGCACCAACAGTTGTTCATGCAACCGTTCCAGCTCAGATTGCTCCGGCAGTAGTACCGGCTGCGGCAGCACCACAACCGGTAGCACCAACAGAAACAAAAGCAAGCGTTGCTGCTGAAGACGATTCTAAATACATCACTATAAAATCACCAATGATCGGAACATTCTACCGTTCATCAAGCCCTGATAAACCTTCTTTCGCCAATGTAGGTGATGAAATCGCGGTAGGTAAAGTGATCTGTATCATTGAAGCCATGAAATTGTTCAATGAAATCGAAAGTGAAGTTTCCGGAAGAATCGTTAAGGTTCTTGTAGAAAATGCTTCTCCAGTAGAATATGACCAACCGTTATTTTTAGTTGAACCTATGTAA
- the accC gene encoding acetyl-CoA carboxylase biotin carboxylase subunit encodes MFKKILIANRGEIALRIIRTCKEMGIKTVAVYSTADRESLHVRFADEAVCIGPPPSKDSYLSIPNIISAAELTNADAIHPGYGFLSENAKFSSVCRDYGIKFIGATPEQINSMGDKASAKETMKKAGVPTIPGSEGLLDNFKDGIKIANEMGYPIILKATAGGGGRGMRVVWKDEDFENAWDSARQESGAAFGNDGLYLEKYIEDPRHIEIQIIGDQYGKACHLSERDCSIQRRHQKLVEEAPSPFMTPELRERMGEAAIKGAIAVQYEGAGTIEFLVDKHRNFYFMEMNTRIQVEHPVTEEVINYDLIKEQIKVASGVPISGKNYLPDMHAIECRINAEDPFNNFRPCPGKITNFHSPGGHGVRVDTHVYAGYQIPSNYDSMIAKLICVAQTREEAISTMERALSEFVIEGVKTTIPFHLKLMKDPNFRAGNFTTKFMETFEFSE; translated from the coding sequence ATGTTTAAAAAGATACTAATTGCCAACAGGGGCGAGATTGCATTACGCATCATCCGCACCTGTAAAGAAATGGGCATCAAAACCGTTGCGGTTTACTCTACAGCAGACAGAGAGAGTTTACACGTACGCTTTGCCGATGAAGCCGTTTGTATAGGACCTCCGCCAAGTAAGGATTCTTACCTGAGCATCCCAAATATCATTTCGGCTGCAGAATTAACCAATGCAGATGCCATCCACCCAGGTTACGGTTTCCTATCTGAAAACGCTAAGTTTTCTTCCGTTTGCCGTGATTATGGAATTAAATTTATCGGTGCTACTCCGGAGCAAATCAACTCTATGGGTGATAAAGCTTCCGCAAAAGAAACGATGAAAAAAGCAGGTGTTCCAACCATTCCTGGTTCGGAAGGCTTACTCGACAACTTCAAAGACGGTATCAAAATCGCCAATGAGATGGGCTACCCTATCATTCTGAAAGCTACTGCTGGTGGTGGTGGCCGTGGAATGCGCGTAGTCTGGAAAGATGAAGACTTTGAAAATGCATGGGATAGCGCCAGACAAGAATCAGGTGCAGCCTTTGGAAATGATGGTCTTTACTTAGAAAAATATATCGAAGATCCACGCCACATTGAAATCCAGATCATCGGAGATCAATATGGTAAAGCCTGTCACTTGTCAGAAAGAGATTGCTCTATCCAACGCCGCCATCAAAAGCTGGTAGAAGAGGCACCTTCTCCTTTCATGACACCAGAGCTTAGAGAAAGAATGGGTGAAGCGGCCATCAAAGGTGCCATTGCGGTACAATATGAAGGCGCGGGAACCATTGAATTCCTGGTGGATAAACACCGCAACTTCTATTTCATGGAAATGAATACCCGTATCCAGGTTGAACACCCGGTTACAGAAGAAGTGATCAATTACGACCTGATCAAGGAACAAATCAAAGTAGCTTCAGGAGTTCCAATCTCCGGAAAAAACTACTTACCGGATATGCATGCCATCGAATGCAGGATCAATGCTGAAGATCCTTTTAACAACTTCAGACCTTGTCCTGGAAAAATTACCAACTTCCACTCTCCGGGTGGTCATGGGGTAAGGGTAGATACACATGTATATGCAGGATATCAAATCCCTTCAAACTACGATTCAATGATTGCTAAACTGATCTGTGTTGCACAAACACGAGAAGAGGCCATCAGTACAATGGAACGTGCTTTAAGCGAATTTGTAATTGAAGGTGTAAAAACTACGATACCTTTCCACTTAAAACTGATGAAAGATCCTAACTTTAGGGCTGGTAATTTTACCACGAAGTTTATGGAAACCTTCGAATTTTCAGAATAG
- a CDS encoding LutB/LldF family L-lactate oxidation iron-sulfur protein, protein MMKISDEFLVKADEKAFDLGHRKTINHNIGKYNVAVERGTSRFENLENSKKKAHVIKWRVMENLDKFLPEFESNFQRRGGKVIWANDAEEAQKEILNIIQRNGGKTVIKSKSMTTEEIHLNSFLEKNNIESLESDLGEYIVQLLGQAPYHIVTPAMHLNKEEIAKLFNEKFGTPIDATPEQLTQKARELLRDKYLKADIGISGGNFLIADTGSIALTENEGNARLCTTFPKIHIAIVGIEKIIPSMADLDLFWPLLASHGTGQNLTVYNTILSGPRRPEETDGPEEMYVILLDNGRTNLLAEKDQRQGLYCIRCGACLNACPVYKNIGGHTYNTTYSGPIGSIITPHLKGMKDFKHLSYASSLCGKCSEVCPVKIDIHKMLLLNRRDAAADHENSKSEEIGWKLFNTGMQKRSRMDMVSGKIKNFFLKFLFRKTWGKYRNMPEVAPKSFAKLYQEKNKADKNI, encoded by the coding sequence ATGATGAAGATATCTGATGAATTTTTGGTTAAGGCCGATGAAAAGGCCTTTGATTTAGGGCATCGCAAGACAATTAATCATAATATTGGCAAATATAATGTTGCCGTAGAAAGGGGAACCTCGAGGTTTGAGAATTTAGAAAACTCAAAGAAGAAGGCTCATGTGATTAAATGGCGTGTGATGGAGAACCTGGATAAGTTTCTTCCTGAATTTGAATCCAATTTTCAACGTAGAGGAGGAAAAGTGATCTGGGCAAATGATGCAGAGGAGGCCCAAAAAGAAATCCTGAACATCATCCAGCGAAATGGCGGAAAGACGGTGATCAAATCAAAATCCATGACCACCGAGGAAATACACCTGAATAGTTTCCTGGAAAAGAACAATATTGAATCTCTGGAAAGCGACCTGGGCGAATACATTGTACAACTCCTTGGTCAGGCACCCTACCATATTGTCACTCCGGCCATGCACCTGAATAAGGAAGAAATTGCAAAGCTGTTCAATGAAAAATTCGGAACACCCATTGATGCAACACCGGAACAGCTGACACAAAAAGCCAGAGAGCTGCTTAGAGATAAATACCTGAAAGCAGATATCGGCATCTCCGGAGGGAACTTCTTAATCGCAGACACCGGAAGTATTGCATTGACAGAGAATGAAGGAAATGCCAGGTTATGTACCACTTTTCCAAAAATCCATATTGCCATAGTAGGAATTGAGAAAATCATCCCCTCCATGGCTGATCTGGACCTCTTCTGGCCTTTGCTTGCCAGTCACGGGACCGGACAAAACCTAACGGTTTACAATACGATTTTAAGTGGTCCCCGACGTCCGGAAGAAACCGACGGACCGGAAGAGATGTATGTCATCTTACTGGATAACGGAAGAACCAACCTGCTCGCCGAGAAAGATCAGCGTCAGGGCTTATATTGTATCCGGTGTGGTGCCTGCCTGAATGCCTGCCCGGTCTATAAAAATATTGGCGGACATACCTATAACACCACTTACAGCGGACCTATAGGTTCCATCATTACCCCACATTTAAAGGGAATGAAAGATTTTAAACACCTGAGCTATGCTTCCAGCTTATGTGGTAAATGTTCGGAAGTATGTCCTGTAAAAATAGACATTCATAAAATGCTGCTGCTCAATAGAAGAGATGCTGCAGCAGATCATGAAAACAGTAAATCCGAAGAAATTGGCTGGAAACTGTTCAATACAGGAATGCAAAAAAGATCAAGAATGGATATGGTGAGCGGAAAGATCAAAAACTTCTTTTTGAAGTTCCTTTTCAGGAAGACCTGGGGCAAGTACCGCAATATGCCGGAAGTTGCACCGAAGTCTTTTGCCAAACTCTATCAGGAGAAAAATAAAGCAGACAAAAACATATAA
- the plsX gene encoding phosphate acyltransferase PlsX produces MKIGLDIMGGDYAPKANVLGAIAAHQLLSPGEHIVLIGDTQQIKPLLTENGFNPDHFEYVHTEEVIGMGEHPTKAIVQKPNSSIAVGFSLLKEGKLDSFASAGNSGAMLVGAVFSVKTIPGIIRPCLTTFLPKLSGGVGLMLDVGANADCKPDTLLQFGILGSLYAEYVMQIVNPKVALMNIGEEDEKGDMLSLATFPLMKDTHLFNFVGNVEGRDLFNDKADVIVCDGFTGNVMLKLAESFYVLTLKRGLKDEFFDRFNYENYGGSPVLGVNAPVIIGHGISSPTAVKNMILQSRDMITTGLVGKIQAAFK; encoded by the coding sequence ATGAAAATAGGTCTCGATATAATGGGCGGAGACTATGCTCCTAAAGCAAACGTTTTAGGAGCAATAGCTGCCCATCAATTGTTATCTCCCGGAGAGCACATAGTGCTGATCGGAGATACGCAGCAGATTAAGCCCCTTCTCACTGAAAACGGATTCAATCCGGATCACTTTGAATATGTTCATACCGAAGAAGTGATTGGTATGGGCGAACATCCCACTAAGGCTATTGTTCAAAAGCCTAACTCCAGTATTGCGGTCGGCTTTTCCTTACTTAAAGAAGGTAAACTCGATTCCTTTGCCAGCGCCGGTAACTCTGGTGCAATGCTTGTTGGTGCCGTATTTAGCGTAAAAACTATTCCCGGAATCATCAGGCCATGTCTCACAACCTTTCTTCCTAAACTTAGCGGTGGCGTAGGCCTCATGCTTGATGTTGGCGCAAATGCCGATTGCAAGCCTGATACCTTGCTTCAGTTTGGTATATTGGGAAGTTTGTACGCGGAATATGTGATGCAAATTGTCAATCCTAAAGTGGCCCTGATGAATATTGGTGAAGAAGACGAGAAAGGCGACATGCTGAGCCTCGCGACCTTCCCTTTAATGAAGGATACCCATCTCTTCAACTTCGTGGGAAATGTGGAAGGAAGGGACTTATTCAACGATAAAGCCGACGTCATTGTATGCGATGGATTTACAGGAAATGTAATGCTGAAACTGGCAGAATCATTTTACGTACTGACCCTGAAAAGAGGATTAAAAGACGAGTTCTTTGACCGCTTTAATTATGAGAACTATGGCGGAAGCCCGGTTCTGGGTGTCAATGCTCCTGTGATCATAGGTCATGGCATTTCAAGTCCGACGGCCGTCAAAAACATGATCCTGCAATCCAGAGACATGATTACTACTGGCTTGGTAGGCAAAATTCAAGCTGCATTTAAATAA
- a CDS encoding dehydrogenase E1 component subunit alpha/beta yields MQFDRKDKNDATLLDLYTQLLYPRMVEEKMLILLRQGRIGKWFSGIGQEAIAVGSTLAMKETEYILPMHRNLGVFTARDIPLKKLMAQWQGKISGFTKGRDRSFHFGTQEYKIIGMISHLGPQMALADGIALADLIAGKKQTTLVFTGEGATSEGDFHEAINVAAVWNLPVIFLIENNGYGLSTPINEQFKCKDLVDRAAGYGIEGIQIDGNNILEVYDTLSDIAEKMRANPKPVLIECLTFRMRGHEEASGTKYVPQERFDLWAKKDPVKCFEEYLLEQKVLTPESMAEIKADFKTGIEQEVEAAFLEEEPVADIATEMADMYAAHTYQPIEPNEASTEIRYIDAITDALKIGMQKHDNLVLMGQDIAEYGGAFKITDGFVNLFGKARVRNTPICESAIVGAGLGLSINGYKAVVEMQFADFVTCGFNQIVNNLAKTHYRWGEKADVVVRMPTGAGTGAGPFHSQSNEAWFTKTPGLKIVYPAFPFDAKGLLLAAIDDPNPVLFFEHKYLYRSLSGQVPAGEYTLEIGKANLIKEGNQLSIITYGLGVHWALSYMDEHPELSINLLDLRSLQPWDREAVATAVRKTGRVLILHEDTLSNGFGAELAAWIAEHCFEHLDAPVMRCASTDTAIPMSKVLEESFLAKSRLKESIQKLVAY; encoded by the coding sequence ATGCAGTTTGACAGAAAAGATAAGAATGATGCTACCTTATTAGATTTATATACGCAGTTGCTTTACCCAAGAATGGTAGAGGAAAAAATGCTTATCTTATTACGTCAGGGCAGGATTGGCAAATGGTTTTCCGGAATCGGACAGGAAGCCATTGCCGTAGGAAGTACTTTAGCGATGAAGGAAACCGAATACATCCTTCCAATGCATAGAAACCTGGGCGTATTTACCGCCCGGGATATTCCTTTAAAAAAGCTGATGGCCCAATGGCAAGGTAAGATTTCCGGCTTTACCAAAGGCCGGGACCGCTCCTTTCATTTCGGCACACAGGAATATAAAATTATCGGAATGATTTCCCATCTGGGTCCTCAGATGGCACTTGCCGATGGTATCGCCCTGGCAGACCTGATTGCCGGTAAAAAACAGACCACCCTGGTATTTACCGGAGAAGGTGCCACCAGTGAGGGCGACTTTCATGAAGCGATCAATGTGGCTGCAGTATGGAACCTACCTGTGATCTTTCTAATTGAAAACAACGGATACGGACTCTCCACTCCCATCAATGAGCAGTTTAAATGTAAAGACCTCGTGGACAGGGCCGCAGGATATGGAATCGAAGGCATCCAGATAGACGGAAATAACATCCTGGAAGTTTACGATACCCTCTCCGACATTGCCGAAAAGATGAGAGCAAACCCCAAACCTGTACTCATAGAGTGTCTTACCTTCAGAATGAGGGGCCATGAGGAGGCTTCAGGAACAAAATATGTACCTCAGGAACGCTTTGACCTCTGGGCAAAAAAAGATCCGGTAAAATGCTTTGAAGAATACCTGTTGGAACAAAAAGTATTGACTCCGGAAAGCATGGCAGAGATTAAAGCAGATTTTAAAACCGGAATTGAGCAGGAAGTAGAAGCGGCTTTCCTGGAAGAAGAGCCGGTAGCAGATATCGCAACCGAAATGGCAGACATGTATGCAGCGCATACCTACCAGCCTATTGAACCGAATGAAGCGTCCACAGAAATCAGGTATATTGACGCCATCACAGACGCATTGAAGATTGGCATGCAAAAGCACGACAACCTGGTTTTGATGGGACAGGATATTGCCGAATATGGCGGGGCTTTTAAGATCACGGATGGCTTTGTAAACCTTTTTGGTAAGGCGAGAGTCCGCAATACCCCAATCTGCGAATCCGCGATTGTAGGCGCCGGATTAGGCCTTTCCATCAACGGCTATAAGGCAGTAGTGGAGATGCAGTTTGCTGATTTTGTCACCTGTGGATTCAACCAAATTGTCAACAACCTTGCAAAAACCCATTACCGGTGGGGAGAAAAAGCCGATGTAGTGGTCAGAATGCCTACCGGAGCAGGAACAGGCGCGGGCCCTTTCCATTCCCAAAGCAATGAAGCCTGGTTTACAAAAACTCCTGGCTTAAAAATCGTGTACCCGGCTTTCCCTTTCGATGCAAAAGGCTTACTCCTTGCTGCTATTGACGACCCGAATCCGGTATTATTTTTTGAACATAAATATTTATACCGCAGTTTAAGCGGACAAGTTCCTGCAGGGGAATATACACTGGAAATTGGGAAGGCCAACCTGATTAAAGAAGGCAATCAACTGAGCATCATTACTTATGGATTGGGTGTACACTGGGCATTATCCTATATGGATGAACATCCGGAACTAAGTATCAACCTGCTGGATTTACGCAGCTTACAACCCTGGGATAGAGAGGCAGTGGCGACAGCAGTCAGGAAAACAGGAAGGGTATTGATCTTACACGAAGATACCCTGAGCAACGGCTTTGGAGCTGAACTGGCCGCATGGATTGCCGAACATTGTTTTGAGCATCTGGATGCCCCTGTAATGCGCTGTGCGAGCACGGATACTGCCATTCCTATGAGTAAAGTCCTGGAAGAAAGCTTTCTTGCCAAAAGCAGGTTAAAAGAAAGCATTCAGAAATTAGTCGCATATTGA
- a CDS encoding M28 family peptidase produces the protein MKKHFLYASLVLTMACSASAQNKDAVRFSKTITKDNAYKHLSVLASDAYEGRETGTKGGWMAADYIKNYFKSLGLKGPVNGDYFQPIDMVNTSLSQIVTINGQPAEAIKDFYIVPQTVSEEGYAFNANSILFVGYGLTKEGYNDFEGIDVTGKVVMLFKSGDPSGVASSNSRNAATAKIKYLTEKKAAAVLVIDPTIDVMPENLKAYLLSSQLVMKSKEEMEKRKAPAGLPTIMIGTAVANQILAAAKTNIADLKKKIADNGKPASQEITIPVSVNAKKQETKVRAENVLGFLEGSDPKLKHEVLVVTGHYDHIGITPEAKGPDKINNGADDDGSGTTGVLLMAEAFSKAKKAGKGPKRSILFMTVTGEEKGLLGSEWYSENPVFPLENTITNLNIDMIGRGDKDHASDNNFVYIIGSDMLSSELDKIGKKANKDYVNINLDERYNNRTDPNRFYYRSDHYNFAKHGIPVIFYFNGVHEDYHQPGDEVSKIDFPMLAKRARLVYYTAWELANRATRPKVDKNDDGTPKN, from the coding sequence ATGAAAAAACATTTCTTGTACGCCAGTTTAGTGCTTACAATGGCCTGTTCTGCTTCCGCACAAAATAAGGATGCGGTCAGGTTCAGTAAAACCATCACTAAAGACAACGCCTACAAACACCTGTCTGTACTTGCTTCCGATGCCTACGAAGGCCGGGAAACGGGCACGAAGGGCGGATGGATGGCTGCTGATTACATTAAAAATTACTTCAAAAGCCTGGGCCTGAAAGGACCGGTAAATGGAGATTATTTTCAGCCGATCGATATGGTCAACACTTCGCTTTCCCAGATCGTAACGATCAACGGACAGCCGGCAGAAGCCATAAAAGATTTTTATATCGTCCCACAAACTGTTTCAGAAGAAGGTTATGCGTTTAATGCCAACAGCATTTTATTTGTTGGTTATGGACTGACGAAAGAAGGTTACAATGACTTTGAAGGCATAGACGTTACCGGAAAAGTGGTGATGCTTTTCAAATCCGGAGATCCAAGCGGTGTTGCTTCCTCAAATTCAAGGAACGCGGCCACTGCAAAAATCAAATATTTAACAGAAAAAAAAGCAGCAGCGGTATTGGTCATCGACCCTACCATTGATGTCATGCCTGAAAATCTGAAAGCCTACCTTCTTTCTTCACAATTGGTGATGAAATCTAAAGAAGAAATGGAAAAAAGGAAAGCTCCGGCAGGACTTCCAACAATCATGATCGGGACCGCAGTGGCCAATCAGATTCTTGCTGCTGCAAAAACAAATATCGCTGACCTGAAAAAGAAAATTGCAGACAACGGCAAACCGGCATCACAGGAGATTACCATTCCGGTATCCGTAAATGCGAAGAAACAGGAGACCAAAGTAAGAGCAGAAAATGTATTGGGATTCCTGGAAGGTTCAGACCCTAAACTTAAACATGAAGTTTTAGTCGTAACTGGCCATTATGACCATATCGGAATCACGCCGGAAGCGAAAGGACCGGATAAAATCAATAATGGAGCGGATGATGATGGCTCGGGAACAACAGGTGTACTCCTGATGGCAGAAGCATTTTCCAAAGCGAAAAAAGCAGGTAAAGGACCTAAAAGAAGCATCCTCTTTATGACCGTTACCGGTGAAGAAAAAGGACTGTTAGGGTCAGAATGGTATTCCGAAAATCCGGTATTCCCATTGGAGAACACCATCACCAACCTGAATATCGACATGATCGGCAGAGGCGATAAAGACCATGCGTCGGACAATAACTTTGTTTACATCATCGGTTCAGACATGCTGAGCTCGGAGCTGGACAAAATCGGAAAAAAAGCAAATAAGGATTACGTAAATATCAATCTGGATGAACGATATAATAACAGAACAGATCCAAACCGCTTCTACTACCGCTCTGACCATTATAACTTTGCCAAACACGGAATTCCTGTAATTTTCTACTTCAACGGTGTTCATGAAGATTACCATCAACCCGGAGATGAAGTCAGCAAAATAGATTTCCCTATGCTGGCCAAAAGAGCAAGATTGGTTTACTATACGGCATGGGAGCTGGCCAACCGTGCCACCCGCCCTAAAGTAGACAAGAACGACGACGGAACACCAAAGAATTAA